CAAACGCGGCAGCCTTCTAGCAGCTTGTCGCGCGGGAGGTGGCTCGGCGGCCGCATCACAGTCGCAAATTAGATTTTGGATGCTGCCCCGAATCAGGTCAAAAAATGGGCCGAATCGCTCCACCAAAGAGGCGACCTCATTATAGGTCTGCTGCAAGCCGCGCACGTCTACCTGCACTTCGTCTTCGGGATACTTTTTCAAGACCTCTAGCAGAGAAATCCGATTGTCGTCTTGGTAGGAGGCGATGAGCGCGTCTCGTAGGGGCTGGGACGCGCTGCGGCGGCTGCGACTTTCGGTTCTCAAGACTTGCTCCAGCCGCGACAGCACAAACTCACCCGTTCTGCCCCGCAGGGC
The Thermoleptolyngbya sichuanensis A183 DNA segment above includes these coding regions:
- a CDS encoding alpha/beta hydrolase, with amino-acid sequence MQFYPPSSPSKRPSPLRRWGVRLLLGLSVGLASLGMAHPAHAARRVVLIFDQTRVRVPISVLEIYARTGIATDQLSEFLGVSPEVQTQARRALTHEVEVSDRLFRQALRGRTGEFVLSRLEQVLRTESRSRRSASQPLRDALIASYQDDNRISLLEVLKKYPEDEVQVDVRGLQQTYNEVASLVERFGPFFDLIRGSIQNLICDCDAAAEPPPARQAARRLPRLGQ